One candidate division TA06 bacterium DNA window includes the following coding sequences:
- the queA gene encoding tRNA preQ1(34) S-adenosylmethionine ribosyltransferase-isomerase QueA translates to MKLSEFDYQLPEELIAKHPAKKRDASRLMVLNRSDGPVEHRRFSDIVEYLKPSDILVVNNTKVIPARLMGHKMQTGGEAEILLLRQESDNLWNCLVRPGRRLMPGARVEFSGGLMEAEIAEYRQGGQRLVKFGYRGDFYQILERVGQVPLPPYIDRQPREADRNRYQTVYAKEKGAVAAPTAGLHFTPELMASIKNQGIKILEILLHVGWGTFKGVEAEDIREHKMEAEFYNISPAVGEKISKAKMENRRIVAVGTTTSRALESFGHSGKLSDWTEIFIYPPYQFKIVDSLVTNFHLPKSTLIMLVSALAGRKNVMKAYQEAIKQRYRFYSYGDAMMVI, encoded by the coding sequence ATGAAACTCTCGGAATTCGATTATCAACTGCCCGAGGAACTGATAGCCAAGCATCCCGCCAAAAAGCGCGACGCCTCCAGGCTGATGGTCCTAAATCGTAGTGACGGCCCGGTAGAGCATCGCCGGTTCAGCGATATCGTTGAGTATTTGAAGCCATCAGATATCTTAGTGGTCAACAATACCAAGGTGATCCCGGCCCGGCTGATGGGGCACAAAATGCAAACCGGCGGGGAAGCGGAGATTTTATTACTAAGGCAGGAATCCGATAACCTGTGGAACTGCTTAGTGCGGCCGGGCCGCAGGCTGATGCCGGGAGCCAGGGTGGAATTTTCAGGTGGCCTGATGGAGGCGGAGATCGCCGAGTACCGCCAAGGCGGACAGCGGTTGGTTAAATTCGGCTACCGGGGAGATTTCTATCAAATCCTGGAAAGAGTTGGTCAGGTGCCGTTGCCGCCCTACATAGACCGTCAGCCCAGGGAAGCAGACAGGAACCGCTACCAGACGGTATATGCAAAAGAAAAGGGCGCGGTGGCCGCGCCTACAGCCGGCCTGCATTTTACTCCGGAACTGATGGCTTCGATAAAAAACCAAGGGATCAAAATATTGGAGATCCTTCTGCACGTGGGCTGGGGAACCTTCAAGGGCGTGGAGGCCGAGGATATACGGGAGCATAAAATGGAGGCCGAGTTTTATAATATCAGCCCGGCAGTGGGGGAAAAAATAAGTAAAGCGAAAATGGAAAATCGGAGGATAGTTGCCGTAGGAACTACCACCAGCCGGGCGTTGGAGAGTTTTGGGCATAGCGGCAAATTATCCGATTGGACCGAGATATTCATCTACCCGCCGTATCAGTTCAAAATAGTGGACTCGTTGGTCACCAATTTTCACCTGCCGAAATCCACCCTGATCATGCTGGTGTCGGCTCTGGCCGGTAGGAAGAACGTGATGAAGGCCTATCAGGAAGCGATAAAACAAAGATACCGTTTTTACAGTTACGGCGATGCTATGATGGTGATCTGA